CTCCTCCAACAACGAATGAACCAGCGAATAGAAAATGGCCATCACGCCATACGCCGCCGCCGTCGTGATGCCGATGCCGCGGACTTTTTCGGCCATTTTTTCCCCTTCCGCGGCAAACTCGCCACTGGGGCGAAGCCAAGCGAAGTACAGCGCCGCCATCACTCCCACAACGATAGCGCTAAACCGCACGCCCAACCAACAACCCTGTGAAACCGGCCGCGGCCATCGCAGCCGCTCGCGGCAGACCAAGCCAACCCATGCCGCCGGCAGGGAAAATTGGATGAATTTGCCGGCGCTATAGGCCATTTGCTGAGTCCACGCCGGCGCATTGGCCAAGGCGACAAAATACACCCATGTCAACGTCGCCGGAAACGCCAGCGCAAAAACCATTACCGGCCACTCCGCCGATCGGTTCAATTTGCCGACATCGACCATCGCATGCTGCCTTGAATTCAGACCGCAATTCAGTGCGTTATCCCGTGAAAGTATTCGCTCGAAATCGACCAATCTTGCGCACTGGCAAAAAAATGTCCACTCGGTCACCAATACCGCGCTCCCGAATCCGAGCCTCGCCCACCAGAAAGCGTCTATGCCGCTCTGACGCAATTCCTTATAATGCGTGGATTGGAGACCGCCCCACAACCCCTGAGTATAGTAGCATCTACGATTCAATATCCCTGAATGCCGGAGTCCGATTCGATGCGACATTCGATCCTGATTGCAGCGGTGTACTGCTGTTCGTGCCTGGTGCCGATACAGGCCGAACAGCAGAAAGAATTTGTGCCTCGCGCATGCCTGGCGCAACGTGCTTCATCCGTACCGGCGATGGACGGCAGGCTGGACGATGTCTGTTGGAAAAACGCGATCTTCACTGGCCAGTTCGTGGAACAGGACGGCGATCGGCCGGCCGAGAGTTCCGCTTCGTTCGCGGTGGCTTACAACGACGATTCCTTGTTTATTGGAATCAAACTGCCGGAACCGTTGATAAAAAACCTTCATTGCGAAGCCACGACAAGAGACGGAGACATCGGCAACGATGACAGTGTTGAAGTCCTCCTTCAATCCGTCATTTCAGGCGCGGAATATTACCACCTTATGGTGAATGCAAGAGGGATCGTTTACGATGCGCTGGGGACCGACAGCCGATTTGACATGGAGTGGCGATCCGCGGTTTCCGCGGGTGAAAATGAGTGGTCGGTCGAAATTGCGATCCCCTTCTCCAGCATCTTGAACCAGCAAAAAGTAGCGCCCGGGACACTATGGAAGCTGAACGTCTGTCGCAACCGTTTCGTCAACGCGGATCGGCGCCCCGACCATCTACCAGAGAGGAGCTGTTGGTCGAATAACCAATCGGGTCACCACAGATTGAGTGGGTTCGGCCATCTGGTGTTCGAGGATTACGCCGCTGCCGTCCACGTACAGTTCCAAGCATTGCGCGCGCAAATCGCCTCCATCGATCAGATTTTTCCTCGACGTTCCAAGCTGACGCTCCCTCACGCTGGCAAAGTCGTCCACGATGAGGCGGCCTACCGCAAACTGCTGGAACAGTTGGCAACAGTGCATGGCTCACTTTCATCGTGGATCGAAGAAGGCAAGCAATCATTGGCGGCAGGCGCGATCTCCGCATCTTCGCTAATCGTCGCGCACCTTCCACCGTACGAGCCGCTACGGAAGGACAGCGTTTCCCAACTGGCTTATTTAGCGAGATTAATCCCTCGCCCCGAGGCGGCGATCGAACTGAATTTTCGTCAGGCCGTCAACGAATATGAACATGACGGGTTTACCCTTTCGAGCAAGGAGGGCATCAAGGATGTAACGATTCGCGCCACGCCGCTAACGTCCGAAAATGGGGACACGATTCCTGCCGACAAGATAAAGTGCTCTCTGGTGGGCTGGATTGAACCGGCCGCCGCCTTCGATCCGTCGTACGCCATGTGGAAGGGTGACCCGGTCCCGGACCTGCTCGAAGAGATCACCGCCCCGATCACGCTGGAGCCGATGCAGACCCGGCATTGCTGGGTAACGGTCAATTCGTGCGGCATTAAACCCGGGAAATACCGCGGCGAAGTGGAGTTGAGGCATGACGAAAAGGTTTTGAAAACGGTCGCCATTTCCGTGGAAGTAAGGCCGTTTCAGTTGCCTATTCGGCCGCGGCTAGATTTCTTCACGTTCGGAGGGTGTGTCCCCTGGGGAGGCGAGACGGGAAGACTGTGGGCACAGTTCTTGAGCGATCACTATGTGACGTATGTCGAGATCGAACAGCCAGAGATATCGGTCAACGGCCGTGTCGTCGGTCCGGCGGGTTCGACCGTGTCCGACCTGCACCTCCCGGCGGAACTGCGCGACAGCACGTCGATTGTTATCGACGGCAAGAAGTGGGACCATTTCGAGCGCCTAAAGATCATTCGAAAGCACGGTCTCAAGCTACAGCTATCCAGTGGCCGCGGCATGATCAAGGCGGAATTGCTGCCCAAGTACGTCGAATATCTGCAGTCGGCCGGTTTTTCGTACGAGGACTTCCGCTACAAAATTTCGGATGAAAACTTCGATGCGGAATTTTTACCGGTCCACCAAGAGTATTATCGCGCCGATCCGAAGTTCCGCACGGTGTTCTGTCCGGCGGGCGACTGGGATGTCAGCGGGTTCTCACCTTATACCGACACCTTCATGTCCAGCGTCAGTTGCGCAGGGCTGTTCAAAAACTGGCTCCCGCAGTGGAAGATCGAGCAGGCCCACGGCAAGAAGATCTCCATCTACACCAACTGGACTGCCTACCTCGAGCGCGCTCCACTTGACCAGTGTCGACGAGATTTAGCCAAGATCTGGGAATACGGCGTGGACGAGTTTTCCTCGTGGAATGTCGATATCTACCCACCGCTCAATTACACCTATCCCTATGCCCCATTTCGGCCGGGCATCGCCGACCTCCCGCCTGAGCGACAATCCACCGCGGCATTATATTACTTCCGCAAGGATGGCGAAATCCGCAGGCCCATTAGTTCCAAACGGCTGGAATCGATTCGCGATGGAATCAAGGATTGGATGTATTTGGATGTTCTCGATCGCCTGATGAAAGAAGCCCAGGCAAGAAATGTTGGCAACTTGGTATTCTATCGCAAGGAAATTCAGAAATTTCTCAGCGCAAAGCGCGAGACTCAGATGGAATTCAATGTGTGGAAAAAACGCCTCGCGGACGACATCGTCAAGCTCGATGAAGAATTGAAATCGTCCCCAGGCAAGCTTGCGACCTACTGATCATTCCTTGAATCGAGTGGAGATATCAAGAAATAGTCATTCTCCTTTCCTGACATTCGAGCAATGCACGACGCCGTCGTCAGCGTGACCGAAGATGGCAAACCGACGACTGAAGGGGTCGGTTTCAGGTACGAGCGGGACGCCTGGAACCCAGGCCGAATCGCTTTTCAAAATGGAACGATTTGGAAGCTAGCCGCCCGAGCATCGGTAGCAGGGAAAACGCTGGAATTCATCTCCGCCGCATCCCTCGCGAACACGTCGAGCGATGACTGTCGGGCATCCAAATGACACCATGAATTTACCATTGCCTGGAGCCGGCTGGTCAAGATCACACTACGCTGGCCAACGTCGCCGTGGCCACTGCCGAAAAACGCGCCGCAATATCCGGAACAAGATGGGGCCGATTTGGCTGACAGCAATCCGCAAACGAAACTACCGCACCCCGTTTTTCCGTAGTTTGCGATGGGATGCTGAAATGTACACACATTTCAGTGGGCGGTACAGGACTCGAACATCCTGCGTTTTCTTCGGGAAAAACGCCATTTCTCGGTCAAAGCGGCGCAGAATGCGGCGCACTCGGCGCACAAAACGACCTAATTGACCCCGAACTGGCGGCCTTGGTCTATGCGTGGCCGAACCTGTCGGTGGAAGCCAAAGCGGTGGTTGTGGGGATCATCGGTGGGGCGGGGTGACAGGGGCGTGAGCTGTGCAGGGGGTGGCAAGGGGGCCCCTTGCCCCGGAAACTTTGACCACACCCTGCCGTCGCGCCGCTCGCCCGTATCTAACCTAGCTAGTATGCACGGCAGCCGGGTTTACAATCTTACCTGGGGCGAAAATTGAGGAGCTACAATCATGCCCGGCCGACCGCGAACAAAATTTAAGCGGGTGGATGAACTGGCGGTCCGAATTCACGCCTTCTGTGACGATCTTTACGCTCTAATGCCCCGCCAATACGATGAGCGGCCCAGTGGCGACCCGCTCTGCGAGTTGTGGCGCGCGGCTATGAGTGGTGCGGCGGAAGCGTGGCGGACGCTGCACGAACTTCGACAACGGCTAGGAGAAAAGGCGAAAATTGATGGTGGCTTGTAGGTTTTAGTTATTGGTTGATGTTGGAATACGTGTGCGCGTGCGCGAGCGATTTCTCGCCTGCCATTGCGGGGCAGTTGGGTTGACCGGCGCGCAAGCGTTGTTATTGTTGTCTTTAAGGGTGGCCGTGAGCCGACGGGTGACGCGGCCTGAAGCGGACCATCGGCGGCGCGTTTTCTGCCTTCCGCGCGCTGCGGTGGTCCGGCCCGACGGAAAGGCAGGTTCTTGTGAACGACCCGCTGGCCGCGGTCTTTGATAGGATGGTTCCACTGGTGGAGGACAATCGGGACTGGTGGCGCGCCGCCGTTCGGCGTTGGGCGAGCGATCCACCCGTCTACTTTGATGATGACGGCTTTGAGGATGGCGTGATTCCGGTCCCATTTCCGCAGGCCGCACTCACGACCGACGAGCAGATGGCACTGTTGGCGGCAATTTACGATTCCCTTGCCGCCGGCATCGAGCGAATTGACCCGTGGCGGGATCTTCCATTGATGCCGTTGTTGGGCGATGATCGGGCGGTTCTTGACGAGCACCGGCTGGCGCTGCGGTATGGCATATTGCTGAGCGACCGCGTCCCGGAGCTGCGCAACCACTGGGCGACGCATCACACCAAAGTGGAATTGTTTGTTGATGAAGCCAAACGAAATTGTCCGCCAACGGTTACGGGACAAACCGCGGAAGCCGCAAGCGATACTTCAACGCCCACAAAACCAAAACGGAGTACCGAACGCGGCGAAGGCCGGGTGAAGCTGATTGCGGCTCTGACAAAACACCACAGGTACGCCGACGGCGGTTGCCTGAATCTGGAACCCATTGGCAACAACGAACTGGCCCGGCTGGCGGGAGTGGATCAAGCGACCGCGTCGGCATTCTTTAAGCAACAATTCGGCGGGCATGCGAAGTATTGGGCAATCTGCGCCGATGCAGCACAATTGACGGCGGCGCTGAAGCTGTTGAATGGCGAATTTGCTCCCCATCATCTCTATGGGGGCAAACCGGCCGGCGAAGGCGAGTGGGACGAAGAATAATCGGCCGCGCGTTGGATCGTTGGGCATCTGTTGCCCAACGCTCAATACTTTTCTTACTTGCGCGAATTGCGGCTTTTGCAGGCGTTTTTGTGCGACATGCTGACCGTTGGGCATCTTTTTGCCCAACGCTGCGCCAACGGGTATGCAGGCCGCACATCGCGGCCGGCGAATCGTTGGAGCAACGCGCAATGACAACTCAATCTGTTAAATCTCTGGCCATGAGGCCGCGCGAAGCGGCAAAAGCCTTGGGCATTTCCTCCCGGACTTTGTGGGGGCTATCGGCCCCGCGCGGTCCGATCCCCTGCTTGCGCGTCGGCCGCGGTAAGAGGCAGTCCGTGCTGTACCCAATTGCCGACCTGCAAGCCTGGCTAAGTCAGCAGACCGGGTCGGCCAAGGAGGTGGAGGTATGAGCACTAGTTACAACCCCGCCCGACTGAAACAGGCCGCACAGGCTCTGGCCAGCATCGACAGCAACGGCCTGATGGGCGAGCTATCCCTGGCCATCGCGGCCGCGCGCCGCCAGCACCGGCGCGAGACGCAAAATCAAACCATTGGCGAGGGCATTTACGTTGATGGTCTGGCATCCGCGCTAGCCCGCGCAACCGGCCTGCCGTGGCGCGACTGCCGCGCGGCCGTGGCCGACGCGATCGCGCCAGACTGGCCGAGCGTGGCCATCGACGCCATTGTCGGCTTTGCTAGAGAGGAGGTGGGCATATGAGCAGAGACCCATTTGCAGGGGATAGGGTATTTAGCCGTGCGGAAATTCTGGCCTGGGCGGGCGTGGATCGGCCGCTGACGCAAGGGACAAGCGGCCAAGACAGTGTATCAACACCAAAGCATATTGCTCCGTACGTACCGTTCCCAGTGGAAGTGCTGCCTGGCATCGTCGGTACGTTTGTGGCCGAAGCCGCCGCGGCCATCGGCTGCGATGCGTCATTCGTGGCGCTCCCGGCACTGGCCTGCCTGGCGCGCGCGATTGGAAATAAGAGAGTGATTCAACTGAAGCGCACGTGGCATGAGCCTGCCATTGTTTGGGCGGCCATCGTAGGAAAAAGCGGCACGCATAAGACGCCCGCGTTGTCGAGCGCGACGGATGCGCTCCAAAACAAACAGCAAGAGGCGACGGCACAGCACCAAAACGCACTGCGCCAGCATGAGCAAGACCGCGCTCTTTACGAGCGAGACTACGCCGCCTGGAAGCGCAGCAAGACCACAGAGCCGCCACCCTGGGAGCCGGTAGAACCGACCCTCAAACGGTTCATCGTCTCGGATGTTACCATCGAAGCGCTTGCCGACCGATTGCACCAACAATTCGATGGCGTGCTGGTGGTGCGCGATGAGCTGGCGGGCTGGCTAAACGGAATTGCCGAGTACAAGGGCGGACGCGGGAGCGACCTGGGGCACTGGCTGGCATCGTGGTCCGGCGCGCCAATGACGGTAGACCGCAAAAGCGGGTTGACCAAAACAATCCATATCCCGCGAGCGTCCGTCAA
This Pirellulales bacterium DNA region includes the following protein-coding sequences:
- a CDS encoding helix-turn-helix domain-containing protein; protein product: MTTQSVKSLAMRPREAAKALGISSRTLWGLSAPRGPIPCLRVGRGKRQSVLYPIADLQAWLSQQTGSAKEVEV
- a CDS encoding CPBP family intramembrane metalloprotease, whose protein sequence is MVDVGKLNRSAEWPVMVFALAFPATLTWVYFVALANAPAWTQQMAYSAGKFIQFSLPAAWVGLVCRERLRWPRPVSQGCWLGVRFSAIVVGVMAALYFAWLRPSGEFAAEGEKMAEKVRGIGITTAAAYGVMAIFYSLVHSLLEEYYWRWFVFGRMRSLMPLASAIVISSLAFMAHHVIVLGCYFGWSNGWTYFFSVATAIGGGFWAWLYHRSGSIYGPWISHLLMDAGIFGIGYDLVRSVGA